GAAACGCTAAAAAGTTCAAATGGAGTAGATGTCACAGGCACTTACCAAACCAGAGCAAGGAGAAAATGGATATCTGGAGATTGATTCAAATAGATTGCTAGTCTCTGTTAAGACCCCAACAGAATCTTGCACCAGAGATGCAAACTGAGCAACTTCTTTGGCAAGGTCTTCATCTGATTTAGTTTCTGAAAATTCTGAGATTTCAGGAACAAATTTAACTTCCAGTTTAGTATATTCTCTTGCAAATTCAACACCTTCCTTCCAGTTTCCATGACATAGAACAGAAGCAAAGGTCCAGATAACAAGAGCATCTTGAGGGTTGTTTACCAATGCCAGATGAAACATCAACAATCCAACCCTGTTCTATGCAGGAAAAAAAATGATCAGTAGGCATATCACAGATACTGAAATACATAATAAGATGTAAATCCACTTGATACCATCAACCAGGTACTTGAATTTATATATTATGATAAATTCCTCTTAATATGAACCATCATACGCAGTGCAAAATAATTTCCAGACATATATGCTCATTCTTCTCAGCAATAATATAGTCAGCCCAATCTGCAGAGAGGTTTAAAAAGAGATTGCCAAACTTTCTAGTAAACTAAAAGGAAAGTCTAACTGCTCTTTACAATAGCCAAGTTTTTCTTGATAATGATAACAATAAAGCTTAAGTCTTATGATATTCTATGCTTGAGAAGAAAAACAAAGAGAGACAAGTACTCACCATATACTGCTATCGGCGGGATGATCACAAGAAACCAACTTATCCAAATTGAAGAACAATTTCTGAAGAAAAAGACAAAAGACAGATTCAGGAGGTCAAAACATCAAGCCTAAATTTTTGTGCGTTGAAGACCTTATTAACATTAATAGGAATACAAGCCAGTGGAAAGCACCTCACTTCTTTGAAATGTCATTTTGACtggaaatttattttgaaaattttcacaaaaGTATGTCAAAACTACATCAAATTTTCATGCTAAGCATACCAAACCAGCTAAGCATCATATTCATAGCTATTATATTTTGCAGATAATAAACAACTACAAAATTGTTATCATAACACAAAAAGCATTCAGATTGATCTTTCTATGAGATAAACCTTTAACTTTCAAGACACCTATCAGTATACACTGATTATCAAGAGAGTGAATTAATATCTCTAAACCCCTTTGAATTCCAAATACTTTTAACATTGAGTAATTATGTTGTCCTGAAGTAAGTAAACAGTCTTAATAAAATTAACTTGAATTGCATAGCTAACAAAGTTTTCATAAATCCCTTCATGCTACAAATGTTACTTCTTCACCAACAATGTTAGAAATACAGACTATGAAACAAGCTCACCATCAGCATCATGGAATTCTTGGTAGCTCTGTGTTGACTAATGTATGCTGCCTGCAAAGCAAATAAGTCTCAGCTACCCTCTGTAATGActaaattcataaattatttaCAACTATAAGCTAAAATGAGTGAACCTGAAATGGAAGTAAAATATTCAACAGGTTAAATCTCTGCAGCAAGCAGATGGATTGCACAGCAGCTCCATATGACAGCATGTAGTTCACTTCCAGCATTAACCTGAACTGGATAAATGAAGGACATTATTATGCCAAGTATCAGGTAAATATTGATAACATCACCTTAATTTTACACCAAAATAGAAAAGTAACCAAAGGCAAAAGGTTGTAAATTAGCCACAGTATGATTGGTTCTTTGTGCCTAGCTGAGGTTTACCAAGAGAAAATGAGGATGGTACAAGAAAGGAGGTAAGAAAAGACTCAAGTCACAGAAGGCGAGAGAGACATAGCAAGAGCGAGTAACAGAAGAGAGACTATCTAGGCAGCAGGAAAGATCTCAACTGATATTTCTGAACTACCTTATCTAATCCCCCAATGGAGGCTGAAAGATCGTACATTGCCCTCTCAGTATCCTTTGAAAATGACAAGCATAGACGAGCTGCAATTCTTAAGCCCCGGAGAATTCTTGCTAGGTAAGAAAAATGGCAGAAATTTTCCATTAATGTCTCATAATGCCAGCAGTCATTCCATCCAAATATCTTATACAAGATTGCACTCAAGAAAGCTAAAATAACCTACCACAGTCCTCTTGAAATGACAAATGAGCAGGGATTAACGTCCGTAGCTAAGTCAATGCACCAAACAGAAGAGTCAGAGCGTAAATATTAGTTGAGGTCATGAAAACACATAAAATTGTCATCAGCAGAGGTGGAGAATCACCTTTAATGACTTCAGGTCTGACATTCCACCATTGTAATCATAAATATTACACGTAAAAGGGTCAAAAAATAAGCTACACCCAAAATTCAAACAATATCATTATGAATTACATGGCATCAAAATCAAGGCTAATCATGGAGAAGATGGGAGAGTGGAATTTTGACAAGCTAATACATAGGCTATAGTAGCTCGTTCCAtggaataaacataaaaaataaacatatatgagAACTAATAATACCTATTAATGGTGAAGTCCCGATTCCTGCTATTTCTCCAGCGGATTAAGTCTTTTTCATCACATATCTTTGGTAATAAAGAGGATAAAGCTTTTTCTTTGTCTGCGTCATGTCTTGCAACTGTCTCAAAACTTGATACCTATTAGAACATACAAAATAAACACTGCATATTAAGAAATTTCTCACTACTGAGGCAATTCTAATCCAGAAGAAATTACATAAAAAGTTACCCATAGTAATAAACCAAGAAAATGACCTCAATTATGGAACCTTTTATATGCACCCTGCATATTGGAAATCTCTTTCCAATAATCTCAGCTCGATGAAATTTCTTTCTTATCTGTAGCAAGATATTACACAGGCAATAGAAAACATTTTATATCAACCCACATTATCCTATTAATTCTAACTAAAGAAAATGGAATGAGAAGAATATTGAGAACACTGTGACCAAACCTGTTTAAGATTTGCAGTGGTAATCACATCAAAATCTTTAGGTGTTCTATTTAGTAGTAAATCTCTAACACAGCCCCCAACTAAATAGGCCTCAAAACCTGAAATatgtaaagaaaaatataactacagggaaaaataaagtagCGTTG
The Gossypium hirsutum isolate 1008001.06 chromosome A07, Gossypium_hirsutum_v2.1, whole genome shotgun sequence genome window above contains:
- the LOC107955619 gene encoding uncharacterized protein produces the protein MAILVRAKSFLSSSLSSLTRSQRCNHTLGERGLQAELYSGMAPAPNPALRPIDKSKWKKIQASKVGISLSMISYPSWIVLKILHEGGFEAYLVGGCVRDLLLNRTPKDFDVITTANLKQIRKKFHRAEIIGKRFPICRVHIKGSIIEVSSFETVARHDADKEKALSSLLPKICDEKDLIRWRNSRNRDFTINSLFFDPFTCNIYDYNGGMSDLKSLKLRTLIPAHLSFQEDCARILRGLRIAARLCLSFSKDTERAMYDLSASIGGLDKFRLMLEVNYMLSYGAAVQSICLLQRFNLLNILLPFQAAYISQHRATKNSMMLMKLFFNLDKLVSCDHPADSSIWVGLLMFHLALVNNPQDALVIWTFASVLCHGNWKEGVEFAREYTKLEVKFVPEISEFSETKSDEDLAKEVAQFASLVQDSVGVLTETSNLFESISRYPFSPCSGLVFVPKITAKNTAKLFDLMVEDIRSFINGRGRMSPEINFHLLGIGDPCETRFVLGKIILETMKAGPSGDATEIGNDEKDLQPKATEEILSNNEIPAKKVKKHAPSSFIPDGNRGMLKKQKLVDDDTAIKNQEMVTKDELNDLAEKHQEFVKTCKLSENKTNSMQGKISEKEEKSKKDKEKKPKKHTKAVEKSKEHIALHTVSKKQQRVVRELNLREEDEMDNLEKVLGKEEVMERTEEHKGRAGEERSGVSSLSSLFR